From a single Asticcacaulis sp. MM231 genomic region:
- a CDS encoding NAD(P)/FAD-dependent oxidoreductase: protein MLRITELKLPLDHAPEALPAAICQRLNIAPEDLMAFEVVRRAHDARKKSAILLIYSVDVTLKNEAEVLARMSHEPSVRITPDTEYRFIGTTLANSGKQRPVVIGAGPCGIFTALILAQMGLKPIILDRGKVVRERTKDTWGLWRRGELEPESNVQFGEGGAGTFSDGKLYSQIKDPRHLSRKVLTEFVKAGAPPEILTEAHPHIGTFRLVTMVEHMRRTIEALGGEYRWQTRVTDIDIHVASDGTRSVRGLHLHGGGYLEADQVVLAVGHSARDTFEMLHERGVFIEAKPFSIGVRIEHPQSWIDQARFGACAGHPDLGAAAYTLSHHCANGRTVYSFCMCPGGRVVAAASEPGRVVTNGMSQYSRKEFNANAGFVVGIDPERDYPGHPLAGVELQRRLELLAFVAGGSDYKAPGQKVGDFLKGQASTEFGEVMPSYKPGVHLTDLSACLPDFAIAAMREALPIFGRQIKRYDHPDAMMTGVETRTSSPIRITRGKDMQSLNMQGLYPAGEGAGYAGGILSAAIDGIKIAEAVAQEWVEVAP, encoded by the coding sequence ATGCTCCGTATCACCGAACTGAAGTTGCCGCTCGATCACGCGCCCGAGGCCTTGCCCGCGGCCATCTGTCAACGCCTGAACATCGCGCCTGAAGATTTGATGGCGTTTGAGGTCGTGCGCCGGGCCCACGATGCGCGGAAGAAGTCGGCGATCCTGCTGATCTATTCGGTGGACGTGACGCTAAAGAACGAAGCCGAGGTTCTGGCGCGTATGAGCCATGAGCCAAGCGTGCGGATCACGCCGGATACTGAGTATCGCTTTATCGGCACCACGCTGGCCAACAGCGGCAAACAGCGCCCGGTGGTGATCGGCGCAGGCCCCTGCGGTATCTTCACCGCGCTGATCCTGGCCCAGATGGGGCTCAAGCCGATCATCCTTGATCGCGGCAAGGTGGTGCGTGAGCGCACCAAGGACACCTGGGGGTTGTGGCGTCGTGGCGAGCTTGAGCCGGAATCCAACGTCCAGTTTGGCGAAGGCGGCGCCGGTACCTTTTCCGACGGCAAGCTCTACAGCCAGATCAAGGACCCGCGGCATCTCAGCCGCAAGGTGTTGACCGAATTCGTCAAGGCCGGCGCCCCGCCGGAAATCCTGACCGAGGCCCATCCGCATATCGGCACCTTCCGTCTGGTCACCATGGTTGAGCATATGCGCCGGACCATCGAAGCCTTGGGGGGCGAATATCGCTGGCAGACTCGCGTCACCGATATCGACATCCATGTCGCATCCGATGGCACACGCAGCGTGCGCGGACTTCATCTCCATGGGGGCGGCTATCTCGAAGCCGATCAGGTCGTTCTGGCGGTCGGTCATAGCGCCCGCGATACGTTTGAGATGCTCCATGAACGCGGCGTCTTTATCGAGGCCAAGCCGTTTTCCATCGGCGTCCGCATCGAGCATCCGCAGTCCTGGATCGATCAGGCGCGCTTTGGGGCATGCGCCGGTCACCCCGATCTCGGCGCGGCGGCCTACACCCTGTCGCACCATTGCGCCAATGGCCGCACGGTCTACAGCTTCTGCATGTGCCCTGGCGGGCGCGTGGTGGCGGCGGCCTCGGAACCTGGCCGCGTCGTCACCAACGGCATGAGCCAGTATTCGCGCAAGGAGTTCAACGCCAATGCCGGCTTTGTCGTCGGCATCGATCCGGAGCGCGATTATCCTGGCCACCCGCTGGCCGGTGTTGAATTGCAGCGCCGACTGGAATTGCTGGCCTTTGTGGCTGGCGGTTCGGACTACAAGGCGCCGGGTCAGAAGGTCGGAGATTTCCTCAAAGGCCAGGCCTCGACCGAATTTGGCGAGGTTATGCCGTCGTATAAGCCGGGCGTTCACCTGACCGATCTCAGCGCCTGTCTGCCTGACTTCGCCATCGCCGCCATGCGTGAGGCGCTGCCGATCTTCGGCCGCCAGATCAAGCGTTACGACCATCCGGACGCCATGATGACCGGCGTGGAGACGCGCACCTCATCCCCCATCCGCATTACGCGCGGCAAGGATATGCAGAGCCTGAACATGCAGGGGCTATATCCGGCCGGCGAAGGCGCTGGCTATGCCGGCGGCATCCTGTCGGCGGCCATTGACGGCATCAAGATCGCCGAGGCTGTGGCGCAGGAATGGGTGGAGGTTGCTCCCTAA
- a CDS encoding phosphomannomutase/phosphoglucomutase, whose translation MTMLPKAAIPENSYDFETIPLVKATGFREYDARWVFGKEINLLGIQALGLGLGTYIYERGVTPKLVTGHDFRSYSTNIKNALILGLMQAGIEVIDIGLCLSPIAYFAQFDQDAACVAMVTASHNDNGWTGVKMGCQAPLTFGPEEMTRLKEIVLGGLGVERPGGSLKQVQGVQQRYMDEISSKLHLKRKLKVVCACGNGTAGAFAPQTLRAMGAEVIELDTNLDSTFPKYNPNPEDHEMLLDMAKAVKEHGADLALGFDGDGDRCGVVDDEGNEIFADKIGLMLARDLSDIYKNATFVVDVKSTGLYATDEILKKNGATTVYWKTGHSYIKRKTAELKALAGFEKSGHFFLAEPIGRGYDDGLKAAEAILAMLDRNPGKKLSELKNALPVAYTSLTMSPHCGDEVKYEVLERIVKEYEELLAAGGSILGRKVTEVITVNGARVHLEDGSWVLVRASSNKPELVVVVESLRSEDDMRDLFRKEVKPRLAKYPEITDYNQEI comes from the coding sequence ATGACCATGCTGCCGAAAGCCGCCATTCCCGAAAACAGCTACGATTTTGAGACTATCCCGCTCGTCAAGGCGACCGGTTTCCGCGAATATGACGCGCGCTGGGTCTTCGGCAAGGAAATTAACCTGCTCGGCATTCAGGCGCTGGGTCTGGGTCTTGGCACCTACATCTATGAGCGCGGCGTCACGCCTAAGCTCGTCACAGGCCACGATTTCCGCTCCTATTCAACCAACATCAAGAACGCCCTGATCCTCGGCCTGATGCAGGCCGGTATCGAGGTCATCGATATCGGTCTCTGCCTCTCGCCGATCGCCTATTTCGCCCAGTTCGATCAGGACGCGGCCTGCGTCGCCATGGTCACGGCTTCGCACAATGATAACGGCTGGACTGGCGTGAAAATGGGCTGCCAGGCGCCGCTCACCTTCGGCCCGGAAGAAATGACCCGCCTTAAGGAAATCGTCCTGGGCGGCCTCGGTGTCGAGCGTCCGGGTGGCAGCCTCAAGCAGGTCCAGGGCGTGCAGCAGCGCTACATGGACGAAATCTCGTCGAAGCTGCACCTGAAGCGCAAGCTGAAGGTGGTTTGCGCCTGCGGTAACGGCACGGCCGGCGCCTTCGCCCCGCAAACCCTGCGTGCCATGGGCGCCGAGGTCATCGAACTCGACACCAATCTCGACTCGACCTTCCCAAAATATAACCCGAACCCTGAAGACCACGAAATGCTGCTCGACATGGCCAAGGCCGTAAAAGAACACGGCGCCGATCTGGCGCTGGGCTTCGATGGCGACGGCGACCGCTGCGGCGTGGTCGATGACGAGGGCAATGAAATCTTCGCCGACAAGATCGGCCTGATGCTGGCGCGCGACCTGTCGGACATCTACAAGAACGCTACCTTCGTGGTCGACGTCAAATCGACCGGCCTCTACGCCACCGATGAGATTCTGAAAAAGAACGGCGCCACCACCGTCTACTGGAAGACGGGGCACTCCTACATCAAGCGCAAGACCGCTGAACTGAAGGCGCTGGCCGGCTTCGAAAAGTCGGGGCACTTCTTCCTCGCCGAGCCGATTGGCCGCGGTTACGACGATGGCCTCAAGGCTGCCGAAGCCATTCTGGCCATGCTCGACCGCAATCCGGGCAAGAAGCTTTCTGAACTGAAAAATGCCCTGCCGGTGGCCTATACCTCGCTGACCATGAGCCCGCACTGCGGCGACGAAGTGAAGTACGAAGTGCTGGAACGCATCGTCAAGGAATACGAAGAGCTGCTGGCCGCTGGCGGTTCGATCCTCGGCCGTAAGGTGACCGAAGTCATCACGGTCAATGGCGCCCGCGTCCACCTCGAAGACGGCTCGTGGGTTCTGGTCCGCGCCTCAAGCAACAAGCCGGAACTGGTTGTCGTCGTTGAATCCCTGCGCTCGGAAGACGATATGCGCGACCTGTTCCGCAAGGAAGTGAAGCCGCGCCTGGCCAAGTATCCGGAAATCACGGATTACAATCAGGAGATCTAG
- the pncB gene encoding nicotinate phosphoribosyltransferase produces MAVTDIASRTYDHNWRLDPIVRSLLDTDFYKLLMLQMIRHLYPEVPVTFGLVNRSSVRIADDIDEGELRAQLDHARTLRFAPKELIWLAGNTFYGKTQMFSPDFMTWLKDFRLPDYELRKVDGQYNLHFHGPWTHTTLWEIPALTIINELRSRAAMRGQGRFALDVLYARAKAKLWGKVERLSALPDLVVSDFGTRRRHSFLWQRWCVEALKEGLGKRFIGTSNVLLAMDNDLEAIGTNAHELPTVLAALADDDAGVASAPYRVLEDWQAHYDGNLRIALPDAFGTTAFLERAPDWLAAWTGFRPDSAPPIAGGEQIIQWWQSKGVDPREKLLIFSDGMDVNSIEVTYRHFHGRVRMSFGWGTNLTNDFRDCAPSGGHGLDPISLVCKVTEADGRPAVKLSDNPAKATGAPAEIARYLRIFGKAGRTVTPVTV; encoded by the coding sequence ATGGCCGTCACCGATATCGCCTCGCGCACCTATGACCATAACTGGCGGCTCGATCCGATCGTGCGCAGCCTGCTCGATACCGATTTCTACAAACTGCTGATGTTGCAGATGATCCGGCACCTCTACCCAGAGGTGCCGGTGACGTTTGGTCTGGTCAATCGCAGCAGCGTTCGCATTGCCGACGATATCGACGAAGGTGAACTGCGCGCCCAGCTCGATCATGCCCGAACCTTGCGCTTTGCGCCTAAGGAACTGATCTGGCTGGCCGGTAACACCTTCTATGGCAAGACCCAGATGTTCAGCCCGGACTTCATGACCTGGCTGAAGGACTTTCGTCTGCCGGATTACGAGCTGCGCAAGGTCGATGGCCAGTACAACCTGCACTTCCATGGCCCGTGGACGCACACCACCCTGTGGGAAATCCCGGCGCTCACCATTATCAACGAGTTGCGTTCCCGCGCCGCCATGCGCGGTCAGGGCCGGTTCGCGCTTGATGTGCTCTATGCCCGCGCCAAGGCGAAACTGTGGGGCAAGGTCGAGCGCCTAAGCGCCCTACCCGATCTCGTTGTGTCCGATTTCGGCACCCGCCGGCGCCATTCCTTCCTGTGGCAGCGCTGGTGCGTCGAGGCGCTGAAAGAAGGCTTAGGCAAGCGCTTTATCGGCACCTCCAATGTGCTGCTGGCCATGGACAACGACCTCGAAGCCATCGGCACCAATGCGCACGAACTGCCGACGGTGCTGGCAGCGCTGGCCGATGATGACGCTGGCGTGGCTTCGGCACCCTATCGCGTGCTGGAAGACTGGCAGGCGCACTACGACGGCAATCTGCGGATCGCCCTGCCCGATGCTTTCGGCACCACCGCCTTTCTTGAACGCGCGCCGGACTGGCTGGCGGCATGGACCGGCTTCCGGCCGGACAGCGCCCCGCCGATCGCCGGCGGCGAACAGATTATCCAATGGTGGCAATCGAAGGGCGTCGATCCGCGCGAAAAATTGCTGATCTTTTCCGACGGCATGGATGTCAACAGCATTGAAGTGACCTACCGCCATTTCCATGGCAGGGTGCGGATGAGTTTTGGCTGGGGCACCAATCTGACCAATGATTTCCGTGACTGCGCGCCATCCGGCGGCCATGGCCTCGATCCGATCTCGCTGGTCTGCAAGGTGACCGAGGCCGATGGCCGGCCGGCGGTCAAGCTGTCAGATAATCCGGCCAAGGCCACCGGCGCACCTGCCGAGATTGCGCGTTATCTGCGCATCTTCGGCAAGGCCGGCCGCACGGTGACGCCCGTCACCGTATAA
- a CDS encoding DUF2188 domain-containing protein: protein MKVIYKVVQHDGGWAYQADGTYSETFASHDLALAAARKVAREQTAPGSDTGISYEDTNGVWHEELAHGGARPETSVEG from the coding sequence ATGAAGGTCATCTACAAGGTCGTTCAGCACGACGGCGGCTGGGCCTATCAGGCCGACGGCACCTACTCCGAAACCTTCGCCAGCCACGATCTGGCGCTGGCCGCTGCCCGCAAGGTCGCCCGCGAACAAACCGCGCCGGGCAGCGACACCGGCATTTCTTACGAAGACACCAACGGTGTCTGGCATGAAGAACTGGCGCATGGTGGCGCTCGCCCGGAGACGTCGGTCGAAGGCTGA
- a CDS encoding UTP--glucose-1-phosphate uridylyltransferase codes for MSQKRVRKAVVPVAGLGTRVLPGTKVVPKELLNVVDRPILSYVVAEARAAGIEHFIFVTGRAKGAIEDYFDHQIELEAQLAAKNKIAILNELLAELPKPGEMSFVRQMQPLGLGHAVWCARDIVGDEPFAVILPDMVMDAEVPALKQAIDAHEQVGGNIIVVEAVPHDQTHQYGVVALESQNGRLNKMTGMVEKPSRGAAPSNLIVSGRYILQPEIFALLADQERGAGNEIQLTDSMFRLMESQDFHALEYDGVTYDCGDKIGLLRANVALALKNPELGAAAREALLPFFQ; via the coding sequence GTGTCACAAAAGCGCGTTCGTAAAGCGGTCGTACCGGTCGCCGGTCTCGGCACCCGTGTCTTGCCCGGTACCAAGGTGGTTCCCAAGGAACTGCTCAATGTCGTTGATCGCCCTATTCTCTCCTATGTGGTCGCTGAAGCGCGCGCCGCGGGCATCGAGCACTTTATTTTCGTCACCGGCCGCGCCAAGGGCGCCATCGAGGACTATTTCGATCACCAGATCGAACTGGAAGCTCAACTCGCCGCCAAGAACAAGATCGCCATTCTCAACGAGCTTCTGGCCGAACTGCCCAAGCCCGGCGAGATGAGCTTCGTGCGCCAGATGCAACCGCTGGGTCTTGGTCACGCCGTCTGGTGCGCCCGTGATATCGTTGGTGACGAGCCCTTCGCCGTCATCCTGCCTGATATGGTGATGGACGCCGAGGTGCCGGCGCTGAAACAGGCGATCGACGCCCACGAGCAGGTCGGCGGCAATATCATTGTCGTCGAAGCCGTGCCGCACGACCAGACGCATCAGTATGGTGTGGTCGCTCTGGAAAGCCAGAACGGCCGCCTCAACAAGATGACCGGCATGGTCGAAAAGCCCTCCAGGGGCGCCGCGCCTTCCAACCTGATTGTGTCGGGACGCTATATCCTGCAGCCGGAAATCTTCGCGCTTCTGGCCGATCAGGAAAGGGGCGCCGGCAACGAGATCCAGCTTACCGATTCGATGTTCCGCCTGATGGAAAGCCAGGATTTCCATGCGCTCGAATATGACGGCGTCACCTATGACTGCGGTGACAAGATCGGCCTGCTGCGCGCCAATGTAGCCCTGGCGCTGAAAAACCCCGAACTCGGCGCGGCTGCGCGTGAAGCACTTCTGCCCTTTTTCCAGTAA
- a CDS encoding glycoside hydrolase family 27 protein has translation MDFMTKWRGGLIAALLMPPALMAGHVSGHETLGLDAPKPQIALTPPMGWNSWNKFACNIDEARIRAVADAMAASGMKDAGYQYIVIDDCWQKDRAADGTIQADPERFPSGIKHLADYVHAKGLKFGLYSDAGAKTCGGRPGSAGYEFQDARTWASWGVDYVKYDWCYTGTRNAEAAYTLMAKALRASGRDIVFSICEWGDNKPAEWAAGAGHLWRTTGDIRDSWDKDEGYSHGFLWILDHNADLWKNSGPNQWNDPDMLEVGNGGMTDVEYRSHFSLWAMLAAPLIAGNDLSTMDKATVYILTNKDVIAVDQDKLGQQGRRVSQNGDLEVWVRPLSGGDRAVVLFNRGAEAKTMSVDWEALQLPAGMKATVKDLWSKQVKKGVKSGYSAEVAPHGVVMIRITPTV, from the coding sequence ATGGATTTCATGACAAAATGGCGTGGTGGGCTAATCGCCGCCCTGCTGATGCCCCCGGCCTTGATGGCAGGGCACGTCTCAGGCCATGAAACGCTTGGCCTTGACGCGCCGAAGCCGCAGATCGCGCTGACGCCGCCCATGGGGTGGAATTCGTGGAACAAGTTCGCCTGCAATATCGACGAGGCCAGGATTCGCGCCGTGGCTGATGCCATGGCGGCTTCCGGCATGAAGGACGCCGGCTACCAGTATATCGTTATCGATGATTGCTGGCAGAAGGACCGCGCCGCCGATGGCACCATTCAGGCCGATCCGGAGCGTTTTCCGTCCGGCATCAAGCATCTGGCCGATTATGTTCATGCGAAGGGACTGAAGTTCGGTCTCTATTCCGATGCCGGCGCCAAGACCTGCGGTGGCCGTCCGGGTTCGGCGGGCTATGAGTTTCAGGATGCCCGCACCTGGGCGTCCTGGGGCGTTGACTATGTCAAGTATGACTGGTGCTACACCGGCACGCGCAATGCCGAGGCCGCCTATACCCTTATGGCCAAAGCCCTGCGCGCTTCCGGCCGCGATATCGTGTTCTCGATCTGTGAGTGGGGCGATAACAAGCCGGCGGAATGGGCGGCGGGGGCCGGCCATCTGTGGCGTACCACCGGCGACATCCGCGATTCCTGGGACAAGGACGAAGGCTACAGCCACGGCTTCCTGTGGATACTCGACCACAACGCCGACCTGTGGAAGAATTCGGGGCCTAATCAGTGGAACGACCCGGACATGCTTGAAGTCGGTAACGGCGGCATGACGGACGTGGAATACCGGTCGCACTTCTCATTGTGGGCCATGCTGGCAGCGCCCCTGATCGCCGGTAACGACCTCTCGACCATGGACAAGGCGACGGTGTATATCCTGACCAATAAAGACGTCATCGCTGTCGATCAGGACAAATTGGGCCAACAGGGGCGTCGCGTCAGCCAGAATGGCGATCTTGAGGTTTGGGTGCGTCCACTTAGCGGTGGTGATCGCGCCGTGGTGCTGTTCAATCGTGGCGCGGAAGCCAAAACCATGTCGGTCGATTGGGAAGCCCTGCAATTGCCGGCGGGCATGAAGGCAACGGTCAAGGACCTGTGGTCGAAACAGGTGAAGAAGGGCGTCAAGAGCGGTTACAGCGCCGAGGTCGCGCCACACGGCGTGGTCATGATCCGCATCACGCCAACGGTTTAA
- the fdhD gene encoding formate dehydrogenase accessory sulfurtransferase FdhD gives MPDTLPPPATSVAHIRWFETARHGRRDIAEEVPVALVYDASTEAVMMATPADLEDFAYGFSLNEGLISEPTDIQRLDIVSGPDGIEARMWLTPDKSRRLTARRRSRTGPTGCGLCGIESLEDVLRLRGELPPSELQLSVVDIMSAVESLESQQPLGQQTRAVHAAGFWTPEGGLIATREDVGRHNALDKLAGALARQATDPNRGAIVLTSRVSVEMVQKAVAMGAPILIAISAPTALALRTAEAAGLTIVGIARHNGFEVFTRTERIVF, from the coding sequence ATGCCCGACACCCTGCCGCCGCCTGCAACCTCCGTCGCCCATATCCGGTGGTTCGAAACCGCCCGCCACGGCCGCCGCGACATAGCCGAAGAGGTGCCCGTCGCCCTTGTCTATGATGCCTCGACCGAAGCGGTGATGATGGCAACGCCGGCTGATCTGGAGGATTTTGCCTATGGCTTCAGCCTGAATGAGGGTCTGATTTCCGAGCCGACGGATATCCAGCGCCTGGATATCGTTTCAGGCCCGGATGGCATCGAAGCGCGCATGTGGCTGACGCCGGACAAAAGCCGGCGGCTGACGGCGCGGCGCCGCAGCCGCACCGGCCCAACGGGTTGCGGCCTGTGCGGGATTGAAAGCCTCGAAGACGTTCTGCGTCTGCGGGGCGAACTGCCCCCTTCCGAGTTACAATTGTCGGTTGTGGACATTATGAGTGCCGTCGAGAGCCTTGAAAGCCAGCAACCGCTGGGCCAGCAAACACGCGCGGTCCACGCCGCCGGCTTCTGGACGCCAGAAGGCGGGCTGATCGCGACCCGCGAAGACGTGGGGCGGCACAATGCGCTCGATAAACTGGCAGGCGCTCTTGCGCGCCAGGCCACAGATCCCAACCGCGGTGCGATCGTGCTGACCAGCCGCGTGTCGGTCGAGATGGTGCAGAAGGCCGTTGCCATGGGCGCGCCGATCCTCATCGCCATTTCCGCGCCGACCGCGCTGGCGCTGCGCACCGCCGAAGCGGCCGGCCTGACCATCGTGGGCATAGCCCGCCACAATGGTTTTGAGGTCTTCACACGAACCGAGCGCATCGTCTTTTAG
- a CDS encoding glutamine synthetase family protein yields the protein MKSKSKRKVTFAKRGAKDLEEARAWLASQNIEEIECMVPDLAGVARGKIMPSKKFLNTPYMNLPLAVFYQTITGDYPDLEGVVGTVQSDTDIFLKPDFATLAAVPWAHDPTAQVIHDAFHPDGRPVEESPRQVLRRVLGYYEAKGWKPVIAPELEFYLVEKNIDPDYPLKPPIGRSGRPETGRQGYSISAVNEFDALFEDMYEYSESQGLEIDTLIHESGVAQMEINLLHGDPLELADQVLMFKRTIKETSLEHDIYATFMAKPMANEPGSAMHIHQSIVDAKTGQNLFSNPETGEPTPAFFNFIAGQQKYMPAITSLLAPYVNSYRRLAKGSGAPVNTQWGYDNRTAGLRVPPSNPANRRLENRIPSSDANPYLAIAAVLASGYLGMVDKMTPADPVDKDAATLPQGDLPYSLVQAIIKLERSQPIIDILGPQFVTAYSRVKLHEYETFMQTISPWEREFLLLNV from the coding sequence ATGAAATCCAAGAGCAAACGTAAGGTGACGTTTGCCAAGCGCGGCGCGAAAGATCTGGAAGAGGCGCGCGCCTGGCTCGCCAGCCAGAATATCGAGGAAATCGAGTGCATGGTGCCCGATCTCGCCGGCGTGGCGCGCGGCAAGATCATGCCGTCGAAGAAGTTCCTCAATACCCCCTATATGAACCTGCCGCTGGCGGTTTTCTATCAGACCATCACCGGCGACTACCCCGATCTTGAGGGCGTGGTCGGCACCGTGCAATCCGACACCGACATCTTCCTCAAGCCCGATTTCGCCACCCTCGCCGCCGTGCCCTGGGCGCATGACCCGACCGCGCAGGTGATACACGACGCCTTCCATCCCGATGGCCGTCCGGTCGAGGAAAGCCCGCGCCAAGTGCTGCGCCGCGTTCTGGGCTATTACGAAGCCAAGGGCTGGAAGCCGGTGATCGCGCCGGAACTGGAATTCTATCTGGTCGAGAAGAACATCGACCCCGACTATCCGCTCAAGCCGCCGATCGGTCGCTCCGGCCGTCCGGAAACCGGCCGTCAGGGCTATTCGATCTCTGCGGTCAATGAATTCGATGCCCTGTTCGAGGACATGTACGAATATTCCGAAAGTCAGGGGCTCGAAATCGATACCCTGATCCACGAATCCGGCGTGGCGCAGATGGAAATCAACCTGCTGCACGGCGATCCGCTTGAACTGGCGGATCAGGTTCTGATGTTCAAGCGCACCATCAAGGAAACCTCGCTGGAGCACGATATCTACGCCACCTTCATGGCCAAGCCGATGGCCAATGAGCCCGGATCGGCCATGCACATCCACCAGTCGATCGTCGATGCCAAAACCGGGCAGAACCTGTTTTCCAATCCGGAAACAGGCGAACCCACCCCGGCCTTCTTCAACTTCATCGCCGGCCAGCAGAAGTACATGCCGGCCATCACCTCGCTGCTCGCGCCTTACGTCAACTCCTATCGCCGCCTCGCCAAGGGCTCCGGCGCCCCGGTCAATACGCAGTGGGGCTATGACAACCGCACCGCGGGCCTGCGCGTACCGCCCTCCAACCCCGCCAATCGCCGCCTTGAAAACCGGATTCCGTCATCCGATGCCAATCCGTATCTGGCCATCGCCGCTGTGCTCGCCTCCGGCTATCTCGGCATGGTCGACAAGATGACCCCCGCCGATCCGGTCGATAAGGACGCCGCCACCTTGCCGCAAGGCGACCTGCCCTATTCGCTGGTACAGGCCATTATCAAGCTGGAGCGTTCTCAGCCCATCATTGACATTCTCGGCCCGCAATTTGTCACCGCCTATTCGCGCGTCAAGCTGCACGAGTACGAGACGTTCATGCAGACCATCAGCCCGTGGGAACGCGAATTCCTGCTGCTGAATGTGTAA
- a CDS encoding TrmH family RNA methyltransferase, which translates to MPHYRVKTLLETLRAHDLTPYALSPSGAVTLDEVRPAARSAMLFGAEGPGLSTEVMAVCTTVRIEMSGGFDSLNVGSTSGIVLYHMCR; encoded by the coding sequence GTGCCGCACTATCGCGTCAAAACTCTGCTTGAGACCTTGCGCGCCCACGACCTGACGCCTTACGCGCTTAGCCCATCCGGCGCGGTGACGCTGGATGAGGTCAGGCCAGCCGCGCGATCCGCCATGCTATTCGGCGCCGAAGGACCGGGGCTTTCAACTGAGGTTATGGCCGTCTGCACGACGGTGCGCATCGAGATGAGCGGCGGCTTCGATAGTCTGAATGTGGGCAGCACCAGCGGAATTGTCCTTTACCACATGTGCCGGTAG